A genome region from Magnolia sinica isolate HGM2019 chromosome 8, MsV1, whole genome shotgun sequence includes the following:
- the LOC131253897 gene encoding kinesin-like protein KIN-12D: MSDSLGQMNHNLEGLKSDLNEVTKGRDCLDSEVLVLKEQLEMAQAVAEENEAIAIEGRQMAEARKNYAEEEEEVKLLEKSVEELEYTINVLENKGELVKGEVERQRLQREKLEGDPTETVHVEGYVAVHVHLYLVLKTLNRPLIVLLILC; this comes from the exons ATGAGTGATTCACTTGGGCAAATGAATCATAACCTTGAAGGTTTGAAGAGTGATCTGAATGAAGTTACTAAGGGAAGGGATTGCCTTGATTCTGAGGTACTTGTCTTGAAAGAGCAGCTAGAAATGGCACAAGCTGTTGCTGAAGAAAATGAAGCAATTGCTATAGAAGGTCGACAG ATGGCTGAGGCAAGGAAGAACTATgctgaagaggaggaggaggtgaAGCTGTTAGAGAAGTCTGTGGAAGAGCTAGAATATACCATAAATGTATTGGAAAACAAG gGGGAGCTTGTCAAAGGAGAGGTTGAAAGGCAACGGTTGCAGAGAGAGAAGCTAGAAGGGGACCCtactgaaacagttcatgtggaaggTTATGTGGCAGTTCATGTGCATTTGTatcttgttttgaaaactttaaatagaccattaattgttttgttgatattgtgctga